One window of the Aquila chrysaetos chrysaetos chromosome 8, bAquChr1.4, whole genome shotgun sequence genome contains the following:
- the LOC115344716 gene encoding proline-rich protein 36-like, with protein sequence MPAVPSRPPLRSAQPNFPRFPLSLLALPPLPAAALGRRRRRRRRRGRAGSRRSVHPPAAAEPIRDRSPALAPTSSSSSSPGWWRCFPPPCQRYPGAVLLLPGPPSSPTPEAPDAPPADFLRLLPVLRPGERLTMPEKLARWFCELELELMV encoded by the exons ATGCCGGCGGTGCCCTCCCGCCCTCCCCTCCGGAGCGCGCAGCCCAACTTTCCCCGCTTTCCCCTATCCCTGCTGGCcctcccgccgctccccgcagccgccctcgggaggaggaggaggcggcggcggcggcggggccgtgcGGGCAGCCGGCGCTCCGTGCATcctccggcggcggcggagccgaTCCGCGACAGGTCACCGGCGCTcgcccccacctcctcctcctcctcctcccccggcTGGTGGCGGtgctttccccctccctgccagcgGTACCCCGGAGCGGTGCTTCTCCTCCCGggtcctccttcctcccctacCCCTGAGGCGCCTGACGCGCCGCCAGCAGATTTCCTCCGGCTCCTCCCGGTGCTCCG ACCGGGTGAAAGGCTGACAATGCCAGAGAAATTAGCAAGGTGGTTCTGTGAACTGGAGCTGGAATTGATGGTGTGA